The Arachis duranensis cultivar V14167 chromosome 9, aradu.V14167.gnm2.J7QH, whole genome shotgun sequence genomic sequence tcatattcttatattatatatattcctAAACTTGTCTTTTCTGGTTGTTTCCCACTGCATTGACATTGCTAccagaaagaaaagaaaagaaaagaaaagataagaaagatacAAGGCCCCTATGGATATAATAAAATTCCTACAGCACCATGATTCTCCCTCCATTGATTTTCAGTAACTTCCACTGCAACTACTTCAATGGCAGAGGCAGCTATTAGGTTGATTGAACTCCCTCATCCTCTTTTACCTCATTCCAATCCCTTTTCCTCCATACCAGCTGCTAATTAAACAAAGAATGAAAATGAATTATCAGTAtcacataaaaattattttaaaaataatagaattctCTAGTATAGGCTACATATGAATTGAGAATTATTTTACCATGTAAagaaaaataaccaaaaaaataaacttaCTTGTTTTCTTGAAGTTCATTTTCTGATAGAGATGGTTGAAAGAAACCAAAGTGTTCTTGGCATGAAGATTTCCTCTGCAATCACAGGACACAATTGATATTAGCTACTTTAGCTATACCTCCTTCAAAAACAACATCaaatctttaaaataataactaaataatgaATAAGCTCAGTTACCTGAACATAAGTGGCAGAGAAACCTTGTGAACAATCTAGCATACTCTGTGTGTAAGTTTGTTGGTTGGAATCATCAACTTTGTTCTGAAATATTGTGAACAACCATCAGTAACAAACATATATACATTGAACAcacataaagaaagaaagaaagtatAGTGATGGAAGCTGAAACATACTGTGGAGAAGTCATAGACATGAGAGCTAGCAGTGTCATGAAGATAAGAAGGCTCCTTAACCTTCTTCTGCCTCTTGGTCTTGGAGAGCTTCACTGCTTTGGAAGCAGAATTACAAAAGgctccattattattattattctgatTCTCATCATAATTAGTGTCATCATGTGGAGGCCAAGAAGAAGCATCAGAAACCATGGACAAGTCCTCCTCATCAGTTGAGTCCTCATGCTTGTTCCTCCTCTTGTCCTCTTCATAGTAACCACTATTATGGTTAATGCTGTAAGAGTGGTCTAGATATAGAGTCCAACCAGACTCAACACCACTGCTGCATTCAGAAGCCGCCATTGCATCATTCATCTTGCTCAAAAAGAATAGAATATGGTTTTGGTGGTGGTTGTAGTTCAgtcaccaacaccaacaccaagaGCAAGACCAATTAGTAAGAATAAAAGAAGTGAAATGGGAGAGTGGGATTTTGTGGTGAATGAAAAGAAGTGCCAGTTGGAAGAGGGTTATAAGAGAGGCCACCCCTTCACATGGTAGACAGCGAGGCACTGTGTACCCTCTTCACAAAACAGACTACACGTCCATTTCCATTCTACAGTATTTCGACACCTATCCCCCCTTcaatacaaacaaacaaacaaccaaccatttcatttttttatatttgattttaagtAGAAACTCAAGTGcaatcgacttcacgtgaatttgatatctgagagccgttaaataatttaactgatttgattaaatttttatctaatgacTCTgaggtatcaacttcacgtgaagttaactTCATTTgagtttttacttttattttattaaaaaattttggattattttaaaaatatcgatatttcaattattttaatatttgagaATTAGATCAAATCAGTCATCAGATTAGTtcgatttaaataaataatcgattgaatttcgattgaatttttaaaatttttactctactgaaaaaataattatttcaatttttagaatcttaactaaaattaataaaataccagtatttttaaaatgcttgaaataatttcttatttaatttattatgaagCTACAGAGGCATATGATATGTGAGCAGTAGTCATGTGTCTCTTTCTATATATTTAGTTAGAACCCTGTTTTTGGATGAACACTACTAGTAACTAATAAGGTACATTACTTTTTATTTGGGAGTCAAGTGGTCAACATTTGAATGAGTAATGTATTATGTGATTTGATTTTAAGTACATGCTAAATCGGATTCAGTGTTTATATATGGAAAAAGGAATATGCTGTTATCAATGTAAACAGTACATATATTGCTATGCATGCTAATAGCTCTGAATTTCTATTTATGTGCCCATCATGTGTGGCGATTAAGGAAAACCCCTTAAGCCTCTTCTTCTGTCACTCTTTACCCACTATTATCAACCTTGCACCCCCAAAATGTAATGTGCTCTTTTTATGCCAACTCCTTTTATCTACATcctccaaattaaaaaaaaaatcactgctaccattcttttttcctttttttttattcattcaaatattttatatatacaaatataatttacatatttttctACTAAATTATCaatgattaaaataattaaacatgtcataagaaaaaaaatcgtttttttttaaatttatttaagtgagtttctacaaaaaaaaattgttaaataaatttttttaatttttaaaaaaataaaaataattttatatttaaatatctcatataaaataatttttttatctaataatcatctttaaatataataatataaaaatacttattatattaaaaatataaaaaatacctttttattttttctaatattcttattttattattaaaattttaccaaatacacttaagtaaaaaaatatattttttaacaatttaataATGGAGATATTCTTATAAAGATACTTAAAACGTCTTTTTATAAAAACGcttatattttacattattattGGACGTATTAATAAACCggttattttaaatttcttatcaaattagaataaaaccaatttattttataacaataacaataaattcatttttttcgaaatttaattgtatttttaaatttttaaaaatttaaatattcacaaaacaaaaaataaaaaatatatctatttttttatcaaaaaatttaaaaatattcgaTTTAAATTGTGTAATTCGATCGAATCAAATTgggtctaataattataatgtaaataattaaatttattattatagttataataaaccaattttattctactttattaaaaataaattattaattaatttaataaaaatattcaataataatataatatatgtaaatatttttataaaaaaatatttttaatatctttattaaaGTATCCTACTTTAATAATTAATACCTAAATAATGTATGAAATTTTTTGGTCTCTGGATAAAGGTAAAAGAGATGGTTCATCTATATATGCATTGGAGTGAAAAAGGTAAATTGGGGCATATGTTTGGGATTTTATGGATCGACATCCACATCCAAATCCACATGCAATCGCAGAATGAGATTCATAATCCTTCAAGTCTCTGCTTTTGAAGGATTTACTCTACCAGGTTTCACATTTTGGCATGTGGACACGTGTGCACTATTCTTATATAAGAGCTTCCACTTGCACATTTTCAAACACATGTGTGCACGTGCACATGCACTTCTCTCTAAATCCTTATCCTTCGTTTATTTATATCTATGTATATTGTATAGTGACACTAATACACACATCATCATCACCTCATTTATAAGGATAACTACTATCATCTTTTAATTTAACTATATACACACGAGGCCCTATTTAACACCTTAAACCTATGAAACTTAAATCTTTCAAagtaaacaaataattaataaaactcaAGAAAACCATACAATACAGTATATAATATACCACTATATGTTGCTATGCACGTGGCCATCTTGGTCAAAATAACAATACAGTACTTGGACGTACTAATTAGCCCAagaaaatacataatataataataaaacatcCATTTAATTTGGTCTCCTATCCATGAAGtcaaataaaagcattataaggaaaaaaaaaaaaaaagagagattagGTATTAGATTATGTGAAGAAGTAGCCATAGTTTGGGACTTGGGTTATCCGGTGCTTAAATACATCATATgcttaaattttaagttattgtTTTACATTTATCTACAGCAAATCAACTAATTAAGGATATAATTAAACCGCCCTACATACCATTAACAAGATTGAGCCACCCATCATTAATATTAAAATGTGATAGGTTAACCAAATGGTCAATGTTTGGTTAGAaacaatttaataataataaatggaggtggatttttattttaatttctcccCATTTCGGAAGCAGAATTAACGAAGCTTCCTAGTtaacttcttttttctttttttttttttacgtaaaCAGTAGCAAACCCTACAAGGCTAATGCAACTATGCAAGGAGGGAAAATGCTTAATTAATGTAAATAGAGCTGAAAAGAGAGTAACAATAATGTTAAGAGAAGAGTAAAGAATGAATTTCTTTCACTATTTTCCCTGATGAGACCATGTGTATAAATACTATAAATGCACCACAGTTCAAATCCAGCTATCATATGCCATAACTTTGCAATTGCTTGATACGGAAATTATTGGCAGCTTTGGGCCCATGACTATTTTTGACCTAGTACTCCTTCAAATGAGTCAACTTCAATTAGCTGGTGATTattacaaacaaaacaaaaggcAAATTATTTTGAAGTTGTGCGGTGGTAATTTGGTTATTTAGgaattaattaatgttattattttaaaatatcaaggATTAATTtgcacaattttttaaaataaaaattggagttaaattatagagtttaattttgttgtattaagaatataaaaaattttacacacTCATCCAATTAGATTTAtgaatttagataatttttaataataattttaaaaattatttatttttattaatatgataatacattattatttttttggttgcCCGCTTAACATCTGGAGTTTTGCCTCGACTAATTCAGACTCAAATTAAATGCTAAATTATAAATAGTGTATATATTTTAGAGAGAGTAAAAGTGCATTTTTTTCTAAAGTattaagattttatttgataaattttttttaaaaaataatttgtaaaagtataaattatttgtatttatcaaaattaaaaaggttAATATAACCTAATGCATTAATTAATATCCAAATTTAattcttataataatatttattataatatttttaaattttaaaaattattttatcaaacgcatttattattacttatgcttattaaaaattattttaaatttaatttacaaaatataaatattacaacttttaaaaactatcttttaaaaactaatttttataacttacttaaaaataattaaccaaaCTAATAAATCTAAatctactttaaaaaaaaaatagaaaggacattaactattaaaattttaccAAGATTCTAATCCATAATTGAACTATCGCTTATCCCTTTCATCCCACTCAATAAATAAACAACAGCTAGCAACAACAAAAGAGAACAATGTAGATAAACAGTGCTTTTATATTAGAATTCAGTTGGTCTaacttaattttgataaattaattcaaaaagtGAGAGTCAACTATGAAAATCATCGTATCCTTAATCTAAGGTGGGAATTGTAATAATCAGCAACCCAAAAAGAAGGAAGTGTACATTTGTCCGTACAGTGTGCTGAGTGCAAGTGGAAAGTATGAGTGAGTAGTGTAGGACCAAAATCTTAAATAGCACCGTGGCTAAAATCCAAATCTAACCCTCACCGCCCATATCATCAGCCAAAGTTAAAACTCCAAACCCATACTCTTGAAAAAGACGTACACTAACATTATCTATTTATCCATGCACAACTTATGTTGACGTTTGCACGGGTACTACttctaaggaaaaataataaattaataaatttctaCATTATCATTTTGATATTGTTTTGTTGAAATTCATGTATTATTAACCAATAATTTAAGtctaatatatatatcttaTGTAATGGGATTTGATAAAATTGGATCAAAGTGTATCATGTGTCAAGTTTTGTGATTTCAAACATGTAGGCCAAACACAGAGAATTTAGGcctagaaaatgaaaaagatagaGTGTGACTCGGGTTCATAGACAACAACAACTCACTCAGTATTCAGTAATGatcaatttattattctctGGGAATAGCACAATTCAATGAACAGCGAAATTCAATTGCTACAAgccaatatttaattaatttttaggtACCAGTGAACGTGGTGGTAATGAGTTTTCTGCCTGCAAAATAAAGTTGAGTTATTGGTAGCATATAATTTCTACAATATGATTCCATCGAATTGAATATTGAGTATCAAGTTTGAAAATCTTTTACTTACCTTGATCCATGCATAGTTATGAAATCATAATTAAATTGGTCAAATCCGTATTAACTGGCTAGATGATCTACCAAACCTGAGTTAATAACCCAATGTTTTTGACTAGGTTGATTTGTCAAATGCTTCCAAAATGAGACTACAATCTATGACCCAATTGGTGGCCGACACTATGACTCCAACTAGGCCTCAAGAACAATATGAGCCCCATGGGCCATAGGGTTGTGACCCAAATGGATCGGATACTAGTCCTTTTTTGGGCCTAGGCCCTGCTAGAATACCAAAAAAATATAGCATTAACCAAATTAAGTTACTCTAATAATTAacttattagtatttttaaaacaAGTGTCTAAATTGTATCTTATGTATTCTAGACTCGGGGTTTAATATATCAAAGCCTTTATGAATAATTATGATAAATACAAACTATTGTTTTTAATGATAAATCAACTAAAATTTGTTAAAGATAATATAGTCACAATCCAATTAATGGACATACTAACAAAATTTTGCAGAATATTCTATCTTCAACACAGTACAATCAGAtcagtttagtatttaattttaaagatgagTTTTACAATAATACATTTAGTTATTATTCATTAGAATTTGATTTGCAACCATCACAATAATACATTTAGTTATTATTGCATGCCTCCCTCTATTAACACTACTGGTACAGCAGAAGCTGTGTTTTTTTCCCCCCTCATATTGATTGATGGTTGAACGGAAGAAGCATTAAATGAAAGAAGGATGCACACACTGATTTCTTAGAGAGTAGAAATTGTGTTCCAATTATGTGGTGGTTCAAGAACAATTACATAAATAACTCCAGCTGTCTCAACTGCTATGATAGATGCTTAGTCAAATACAATTCATCAAAATTGTACTGTTTCCCATGCTCTCCGCAAGTCTGTCTCTCAACTCTGCTCCTTCACTTCTAGTAGTAGGTTACCCAACTCGGAATATatgtctaaaaataaaataatatgtctttaatttatgttattagttattacttattactaCTACACACACATAATAATGATGttaaatttaggatttgaagcACAAATGCTCTGATAATCTTCTTGATATGTTCATGTTTTTTACACTCTGTCAATGCtcctttaatttattcaaaCGCTCTTTGGAGCTAGTCCTTATTTTACATAACAGGGTTAATATGATTAATCAACTGTACTAATCATGGTCATTACTCATTAGAGTCTTAACTCTTATTTGCCATTCACACTACCTTTCCAATATTATAAATTGCTGCCACGTCTAACATTGCTTTTTAACTAATTTGGGTGGTTAATTATGTGATCAACTCATTTATACTATGTTTGTTtgaagagaaaatgaaagaaaagaaaaaggaggaaagaaaagaggaagaaaaatgaTCATTTTTCATTGTTTGGTTATGAAGAGAAATTGgagaggaaagaaaagggaGAGAAAACTTATTTTCTCTCACAACTTCCAATATTACCCCTTCAtttttttcaatgaattttataatataagggTAAAGTTGTCTTTTTATatcatttctttcatttttattttcctttcatccaaacacatctaagaaaaataaaaatccactcaatttctttccttttttttttctttctatttctttcctttcaaCCAAACATAACCTTAAAGtgttaaaagtttaaattatcCGATGTATATAATAATTCGTTTATGAATAACagacttttaaataaaatttatataagcgaaataaaatttatataagcGGTGAATTAGTTATTGATATTATTTTGGCTACAATTTGCAGACTGTGTTTGTGGGCCCTTTTTCTCGAGTTTGAGTGGAGTTCATTAATTTAGTGGCGGATCTAGAAAATTTTGATAGTGTGGACAAAAGTTATATAacatgataataatttttataataaaaataatatatgtatgtaaaaaattaaatattaaattatctattaaCCATTATATATCTATGTAGAAATACatgtattgtttaatttattttcaatgtgtattttatattttaatatatattttatacaaataattattttttatatacatatagtatgattattgttatgattatattttgttattgtaaaatataattagtcTTCAAAATATCTAACAtacaaattaaaacactaaaatagtaattcaaataataatatataatttaaaattctattcttttagattttatattttgaaaaaattaaataatttttctcttaaCACTATCATAGAATTTCTCTCTTTCCATATATATTACTAAACAATGatttaaaaattcacttccCAATACAATTAGAAGCCGATTCTTATTGATAttcatagttaaaaaaattctttcaattaatatagttgttatgcaaaaattaaagctaatttgaaaagaagacaaataatattcttttgaattgatttttaaaaaagaacacTAATTTCGTTTAAAtatgagaattgatcattctaataaatatctaatataaaatttttaaattgacgaTTAAGTACCAAAAgttgagtaaaaaattattgtgaaatcaaatttaataatctaatggagacaaataaatattattatcatatactactcaaaaaaattttaaattatagtgGGGTGTTTGCCCCACACCCCTGCACTTAGAACCGTCCCTCCCATTActggtttaaaaaataaagtagagTAAAATTTACATAATGTGTAAAgggataaattaattatattacataaggtattttaataaatattaNNNNNNNNNNNNNNNNNNNNNNNNNNNNNNNNNNNNNNNNNNNNNNNNNNNNNNNNNNNNNNNNNNNNNNNNNNNNNNNNNNNNNNNNNNNNNNNNNNNNNNNNNNNNNNNaatataatataaaattataaattaattttataatcatgATATATTTAAATGTATCTAGTAAATAGAGGTACTAAATTTGAACTCACTtggattagaaaaaaatattgaaaataaaaaatattaaaaatataatataaaattatgaattaactTTATAGTCATGATATATTTGAAGGTATCTAGTAAAATAATAtgccaaatttaaatttatttagagaAGTTTTTTATAATTGGTATGCGAGATTAAGAAATAAAGAGTAATAAGAGTCTTACGCAGCATAcataaataaactaaatagtataataataagaattttaatatatataaatttaatatttcaatatttataactgaaattaaaaagatagtTAGTTAATTTCCACCTTTTACTAAGTCATCAAAATTATTGTCATGACATCATTAacagagaaaaaataatttatactcattataaaaaaatttagtattaaCTTCTATATGTTATAAATAAATAGATGCTACtctattaattgattttttctttaatttgttggcgattaaatattagtaattgaattgaaaatcattgtttttctttttccacccCGACCTTTATAGTTTCCAGTTACACACATGGTATGGACATTTCATTCATTAAACGAATTTGTCTTGTACACCACTACGTAATAACGAGAGTAGAATTAATTGCTATTAAAATGTAATAAACGTTGGAATGATTACATTTGGGACAGAGATGACAAAATAATGCATAATAATAatacgatgatgatgatgcaagTGGTTTCTCATGTATTGTACAGAGAAATGGTGCAGTGCCGGAAATTTAGCGATGAGAAGTGTTGGAGTTCCAGGCTGTAATGGGACCTGAAAATTGACTAAATGAGCCACGTGGTTGTAGGCCCACTGCCACTAGTTAACCCCCTCTTCTTTCCCAGTCTCCCCCCCTGAGACTACAATGCCAATAATTCATGCACCAAAGCATGCATGCAATTGCAAGGGCAATCCCCTATGTGCACAAAACTTGCATGCATAGGGgcataacaacaaaaatattaactCCTTCTGTTGTATTTAtcttataaaaagaaaaaattcaggtacattttattttatgtaaattaataatcgaaagttattaaataaaaatttagttaaattagtcaaattatttaattacttcaactagaaaaatatataaaattaactctAAATCAACTAAGAATGgaacaacttaattaattataaatatagtaattagttttatttatttatgatttaaatattaattattaaatgtttCACCATATTTAAATTAGGAGGAGATACGTCCAGTATCATTGCAACGTGAATCACGAAAATTGACTTATTTAACTTCCATTTTttcactctctttctcttcaaatgtctaaaatataataaatcagaAAACAGATTCAGAACTAtccaatttacaaaaaaaaaaacatcttaaTACTTAACATAATACTATCTAcataaagaatttaaatttatccaaaaatatttaactaattttttactgAAACCATCCTAACTCCCTATTATTATTGCTTCAGCTAGCATCTGAATTTTAACTCTTGTAAAATCTTATTGGCGTGTTCTCTTTTTGATTGTGTCATGACTGGGAGGGAAATAATACCAATAGAATCCATGATATGCTCATCACAAGTCCAACTAACAATTAAAGAGTTCATTGAGTAAAAATATGAGTAATAAGGAGTGAAAAAAGtgattcttatctttttatttaactacttttaattatcaattttacgtAGAGTTAACTGTAcctacaattttatttttgttttatattgttttgaattatatatttcGAATAATATATACCAACTTTGAAATATTATATCTGCAGATACACACTTTCAATATACTTCTTTTTGGTGACTGGACGAAATATATTTGAGATATACAAGAACAATTCCTAAAGACAAATTACAAGAAAATCAAGCTTTCATCACTATgcctaataaatttattaatatgagCCGATTATGCGATGTCATTAATATCGTACAATGCCACCCTCCAACGCCGTTTCTTGATTGTTGGTCAAAACCACCTTATTACACACACCTTCAACGTTCAAGCCCCTCATTACGTGGCATATACTCCTCATGTCCACGCCACCCTCCCTCTTTTTTTCTCGCTCATCACGAGATCTAGCATTCTCGCCAAAGCCAACACCACCACACCTTGCGTTTTCAACGGGATACGCTGTGTTGTTTTCAATATCCCGTTATAGGCCCGATTGTTGGATACGTGGCTCAACCCCTGTGGCTCAATACCTTTTCCTGCGGCCCAATCGCACAACCATTTCCATCCCCCCAAATTACTATTCTGCCCTCACATTAACACAAACGCTATGGACTAGAAAAAAGGGCGTTTCAGGCAATGCAATGCATTATTCACAGACAAACTGTGCTTTCAAAAGAGGAAGGGAATGATGGAAACATCTTGCAGTGTTGAACAACTAAACTAAACAAAACTCAATAGATCCACAATCATTCctaacaacaacatcaacatcCATACAAGTATATACTTAACAGGTTGATTTTTACTTTATGCTTGATAATAcaccaaaattcaaaaatcacagtaataataataaaaaatagagtcaCCTTTAGCCGGACCAAGAATCTACCAAATCATGACCCTTGGTCTTATAATCGAGATATAAATAGAGTGTTTTATAGGGAAAAAAAGTAACCTCTCTTCTCTCTGACAAAAGATACTAAAAAAGGTTACacatatattataataataaatatgatatgATGGGAGGATGTTTCCCGTCGTCTTATTACGGCTGCCGTACATCCGGGGCAGAGGATCGCAGCCGCTTGTTTGGCGGGTCATGTTGGGGGTGGGCTGAAGAAGGGGTGTCGCAGCTGGCACAGGTGGAGACGTCGAGGACGGCGACGGGGCTTTGAGGTGGCGGGTGGCCTCGCGTGGCTTTGGTGGTGGATGCGGGACACGTGTCCAGCACGTAGTCCTCCATTAGTTGGTGACAGCGTCTCACCATTTCCTATCCGAAAAAACCAACAAAGATTCAttggaataataaaaaaggaaaatagtGTGAGTGTGACGTGCAGCTTTCCATACTTTTGAAATCATCCAACTAtttgaaaaagcaaaacaaacaaatttacTACCACAAGTTAAGAAAAATCTTCTACTAACAAAGTCGCAGTACTAAAAAGTAATGATTAATGAACCAACTACTGCATACTAAagtcaaaatattatatatcatCATACATGGTTTACTCTGTGGTGGAATACATGAGGCTGGTGGTGGCCAGCTGAGCAGAGGACGGCGGCAGCTGCCACGGCGGACGGCGGAAACTCCAAGAACTTAATCACTAATCACATGGTGACAAAAATCAAGACAACAGTAAacagaaaagagagaaagagaaaaaggtaGATTACGTTACCACGGGTGGAGGCGAGGATGAGGTCGGAGGCAGCGGAGAGTAACTGTAACCggttgaaagaagaagaagaagaagggaggtTGGTGAGGTAATAATGAAGGTAATGGAAGGGGGTAATGGAACGGAGTGTCCAGTTGAGATTAGACAAGAGGCAAAGCTCCATTCTGCGAAGGGTTTTGGGGTGAAACAGCAAGGTTGGCTGGAAAAGCTGGAGGTCAAGCAAGAGAGGCACTTGTGGCTCCTCCATTTTGGCCGCCACAGACAAACACGCCACGGATAGTAGCTGAAATGCCCACCTGGATCGTACCGGAAGAGAGACGAGGGAGAGGAAACGATCCATGTAGTTGATGGAAAGGAAGGCCGTTACTGGATGGAACTCATAGAATGCCTGCACCTGCATTGCATTGCCAAAACCATGTCACATAACAACCAAACCACGTTGCTTCTTG encodes the following:
- the LOC107467146 gene encoding protein SOB FIVE-LIKE 5 isoform X2 codes for the protein MNDAMAASECSSGVESGWTLYLDHSYSINHNSGYYEEDKRRNKHEDSTDEEDLSMVSDASSWPPHDDTNYDENQNNNNNGAFCNSASKAVKLSKTKRQKKVKEPSYLHDTASSHVYDFSTNKVDDSNQQTYTQSMLDCSQGFSATYVQRKSSCQEHFGFFQPSLSENELQENNWYGGKGIGMR
- the LOC107467146 gene encoding protein SOB FIVE-LIKE 5 isoform X1, with the protein product MNDAMAASECSSGVESGWTLYLDHSYSINHNSGYYEEDKRRNKHEDSTDEEDLSMVSDASSWPPHDDTNYDENQNNNNNGAFCNSASKAVKLSKTKRQKKVKEPSYLHDTASSHVYDFSTNKVDDSNQQTYTQSMLDCSQGFSATYVQRKSSCQEHFGFFQPSLSENELQENNSWYGGKGIGMR
- the LOC107467170 gene encoding cyclin-D4-1 isoform X1, yielding MSSSSPDHSTTSASMLCVEDASEAISDHPSPPSLAAVWQPYDDDSDISELIDAEARHMASADYLRRCGDGSVDVSARLDAINWMLKVQAFYEFHPVTAFLSINYMDRFLSLVSLPVRSRWAFQLLSVACLSVAAKMEEPQVPLLLDLQLFQPTLLFHPKTLRRMELCLLSNLNWTLRSITPFHYLHYYLTNLPSSSSSFNRLQLLSAASDLILASTRVIKFLEFPPSAVAAAAVLCSAGHHQPHVFHHRVNHEMVRRCHQLMEDYVLDTCPASTTKATRGHPPPQSPVAVLDVSTCASCDTPSSAHPQHDPPNKRLRSSAPDVRQP
- the LOC107467170 gene encoding cyclin-D4-1 isoform X2, which gives rise to MSSSSPDHSTTSASMLCVEDASEAISDHPSPPSLAAVWQPYDDDSDISELIDAEARHMASADYLRRCGDGSVDVSARLDAINWMLKVQAFYEFHPVTAFLSINYMDRFLSLVSLPVRSRWAFQLLSVACLSVAAKMEEPQVPLLLDLQLFQPTLLFHPKTLRRMELCLLSNLNWTLRSITPFHYLHYYLTNLPSSSSSFNRLQLLSAASDLILASTRGNGETLSPTNGGLRAGHVSRIHHQSHARPPATSKPRRRPRRLHLCQLRHPFFSPPPT